GCCTTAAGGAGGCAAACATGGCGTCTCAGGATTACGCTGCACCAAATAAAAGTATCGATGCTCAAGCATTAATTAATGATGCTCCACTCAGTAAGTATCAATGGATGATTGCAATCATCTGTTTCTTAATTATTTTTACTGATGGTATCGATACTGCTGCAATGGGTTTTATCGCTCCAGCTTTGGCTCAAGACTGGGGTGTTGATCGCTCTCAGTTAGGCCCAGTGATGAGTGCTGCACTTGGTGGAATGATTATTGGAGCTTTGGTTTCTGGCCCAACAGCTGACCGTTTTGGTCGAAAAATCGTTTTAGCTTTTTCGATGCTTGTGTTTGGTGGTTTTACTTTAGCATCTGCTTATGCAACCAACTTAGATAGCCTTGTCGTTTTACGCTTTTTGACAGGTATTGGTTTGGGTGCAGCGATGCCAAATGCCACCACATTATTCTCTGAATACTGTCCAACACGCATTCGTTCACTGCTGGTGACATGTATGTTCTGTGGCTACAACCTAGGTATGGCAACAGGTGGCTTTATTAGTAGCTGGCTCATCCCGACCTACGGTTGGCACAGTCTATTTTTACTTGGCGGCTGGTCACCTTTGATCTTAATGGTTTTAGTGATTTTTGTCTTACCTGAGTCTTACCGCTTTTTAATTGTTAAAGGTAAGAACCCTGAAAAAGTACGCAAGATTTTAAATCATATCGCGCCAACTCAAGTTCAAAATGCGACTGCATTCCACGTACCTGAAGAGAAAACTGAAACAGCTCAAAAGAAAAATGTCTTTGGAATTATGTTTTCTAAACCATATGCAAAAGGAACACTTTTACTTTGGTTGACCTATTTCATGGGCTTAGTGGTTGTTTACTTGCTTACAAGCTGGTTACCAACACTGATGCGTGAAACAGGTGCTTCAATGGAGCGTGCTGCATTTATTGGTGGATTGTTCCAGTTTGGTGGTGTGGTAAGTGCATTATTCATCGGTTGGGCGATGGATAAATTTAACCCGAACCGAGTTATTGCCATTTTCTACTTTGCTGCGGGTCTATTTGCGATTGCTGTTGGTCAAAGCTTAGGAAATTCAACATTACTTGCTGTACTCGTTCTTTGTGCCGGTATCGCGATTAATGGTGCGCAATCTTCAATGCCAGCGTTAAGTGCTCGTTTCTATCCAACGCAGTGCCGTGCAACAGGTGTGTCTTGGATGACGGGTATTGGTCGTTTCGGTGCGGTATTTGGTGCTTGGATTGGTGCCGTACTACTTGGTAATGATTGGTCGTTTACTGCCATTCTCAGTTTATTACTAATTCCAGCGACTGCTGCGGCTGTTGCTGTATTTGTTAAATCACTTGTTGCGCATACCGATGCAACTTAATAGAGGTCTATGACAATGAATGATGAACAACGCTATAAACAAGGCATTGAGGTGCGGACTGAAGTTTTGGGTGAAAAGCATGTTGGTCGGTCTTTGCAAAACTTAAATGACTTTAACCAAGATTTTCAAAACTTTATTAGCCGTTACGCATGGGGTGAGGTGTGGTCTCGTCCGGGCCTACCGCGTCATACACGTAGTTTAGTGACGATCGCAATTTTATTGGCGCTTGGCCGCGAAGATGAACTACGCATGCATTTACGTGCTTGCTTCAACAATGGCGTAACCAAAGAAGATTTAAAAGAGTTGATCTTACATAGCTCACTCTATGCAGGTTTACCTGCTGCAAATGCTGCAATGCATATGGCCGAAGAAGTCTTTAAAGAGTTGGGAATAGAAGTCAACTCAGTTGCAGCAAAAGAACAGGATTAAGGAGATAAAGATGTCACAACATAGCTGGGGTGCTTACGCCCAACGTAATACAGAAGATCATCCACCTGCATATGCGGAAGGTTATAAGACAAGTGTTTTACGTTCGCCAAAAAATGCATTGATTTCTATTAATGAGACTTTAACTGAAGTTACTGCGCCGCATTTTTCTTCAAATTTGTTTGGCCCAAAAGATAACGATTTGATTTTGAACTATGCCAAAGATGGTTTACCAATTGGTGAGCGTGTCATTGTTCATGGTTATGTCCGTGACCAGTTTGGTCGTCCTGTTAAAAATGCACTTTTAGAAGTATGGCAAGCCAATGCTTCTGGCCGTTATCGCCATCCAAACGATAAGTTTATTGGTGCAATGGACCCTAACTTCGGTGGTTGTGGTCGTACATTAACTGACGAAAATGGTTTTTATATTTTCCGTACGATTAAACCAGGTCCATATCCGTGGCGTAACCGTATTAATGAATGGCGTCCAGCTCATATTCACTTCTCTTTAATTGCTGATGGTTGGGCTCAGCGCCTAATTTCGCAGTTTTATTTTGAAGGCGATACGCTCATTGACACTTGCCCGATTTTAAAAACGATTCCTTCTGAAGATCAACGTCGTGCATTGATTGCACTAGAAGATAAAAACAACTTTATCGAAGCTGATAGCCGTTGTTACCGTTTTGACATCACTTTACGTGGTCGTCGAGCGACTTACTTCGAAAATGATTTGACTTAATCAGGAGCACGAGCATGAATAACTGGAATTTTCAGGAATTAAAAGAAACTCCATCTCAAACAGGTGGTCCTTACGTCCACATTGGTTTATTGCCACAACAAGCAAATATTGAAGTGTTTGAAAACAACTTTAATAACCAGTTAGTACAAGACCAAACCAAAGGCGAGCGTATTCGTCTTGAAGGTCAGGTATTTGACGGATTAGGTTTACCGCTGCGCGATGTGCTGATCGAAATTTGGCAAGCCGATGCGAATGGTATTTACCCAAGTCAGGCAGATACGCGTGAGCAAAAAGCTGATCCTGCATTTCAGGGTTGGGGACGTACTGGCGCTGACTTTGAAACAGGTATCTGGAGCTTTAATACAATTAAGCCAGGTGCTACAGCCGGTCGTAAAGGTTCAACTCAAGCACCGCATATTGCATTAGTCATTTTCGCTCGCGGTATTAACTTAGGTCTTCATACACGTGTTTATTTTGAAGATGAAGCCGAAGCAAATAGCAATGATCCAATTTTAAATAGCATTGAGTGGGCACCGCGTCGCCAAACGCTTATTGCAAAACGTTTTGAAGAAAATGGTGAAATTGTTTACCGCTTTGATATTCGTATTCAAGGCGATAACGAAACGGTATTTTTTGATATTTAAGAAACACCTAAGGCTACACATGATTGTCCATGGATGCGTGTAGCCTTTTTAAAGGATGGTATGAAAGAGATGAAAATGAAAACATTATTAAGCTTAAGTTTGCTTGCACTCCCATTTTTTACAGCACAGGTAAATGCTGAACCTGTTGCTTTAGCTAATCAAACACAACCTGCGACTACAGCAGTTAAAACAATTGTTCCAATTACAGCAAAAACCAAAGAACAAGCTTTAGCGCAAGCTCAAGTGATTGCGAATACAGCAGATGCTGATTTGGCAGAGTTCCGTATCGACTTACTCAGTTTTGCGAGTGATACGAAACAAGTGATTGCATTGGGGCATGAATTAAAAAAGATTTTAGGCAATAAGCCACTAATCGCCACAATTCGCACCAAAAACGAAGGTGGTCAGCTTGAAATTAGCGATGCTGATTATGGTAAGACTTATCAGGCTTATTTAAAAAATCCGTTCATGGACTGGTTAGATGTTGAAATGTTCCGTGATCAAAAAGTAGTTTCAGAGATTGTTCAAAAAGCACATCAAAAGAAAGTATTGATTGTGATGTCTAATCATGACTTCCAAAAAACACCGAGCCAAGATGAAATTGAAAAACGTTTGTTAAAACAAGATCAAATGGGGGCAGATATTCTAAAAATTGCCGTAATGCCAAAATCTAAACAAGATGTTTTCACTCTAATGAACGCAACTTTAAAAGTAAGTCAGCAAACTACTAAACCATTGTTAACGATGTCGATGGGACAGCTGGGTACGATTTCTCGTGTTGCGACTGCCAACATGGGCGGAAGTTATAGCTTTGGCATGATTGGCGAGGCTTCTGCACCAGGGCAAATTGATGTGACTAAGCTCAAACAGATTTTAAAAACCGTTCAACCAACAAACCCATAAATCATAAGGATATGATGAAATGAATACATTACGTTTAACTACTCTTGCATTAGGTTTGATGGTTTCAGGAATAACTGCAGCACAAACTTATGTTGTTGACCGTTATCAAGACGATAGCAATAAAGGCTCTTTACGCTGGGCAATTGAACAAGCCAATGCAAATTCAAGCGAAGCGAGCGAGATTTTGATTCAGGCGGTAGGCAAAGCACCTTATGCAATTAAATTAAATAGCGCACTTCCTGAAATTAAAGCACCTGTCAAAATTATTGGTACCCAGTGGGATAAAACGGGTGAATACATCGCAATTGATGGTTCAAATTATATTAAAGGCGAAGGTGCAAAAGCTTGCCCAGGTGCAAACCCTGAACAGTACGGAACAAATGTCCGTACCATGACTTTACCGGGATTGGTACTACGTGACGTCAACAATGTCACTTTAAAAGGTTTAGACATTCATCGTTTTTGTATTGGTGTATTGGTTAACCGTTCAAGCAATAACCTTATTCAACATAACCGTATTAGTAATAATTACGGTGGTGCTGGTGTCATGCTTACTGGTGATGACGGACAAGGTAACCCAACTGCAACCACGACCAATAACAATAAAGTTTTAGACAACATCTTCCAAGATAATGGTGATGGTTTAGAACTGACCCGTGGCGCTGCGTTTAACTTAATTGCAAATAACCATTTTGTTTCAACGAAAGCGAACCCAGAGCCATCACAAGGTATTGAAATTTTGTGGGGTAATGATAATGCCGTAGTCGGTAATAAATTCGAAAACTACTCGGATGGTTTACAGATTAACTGGGGTAAGCGTAACTATATTGCTTACAACGAAATGACCAATAACTCGATTGGTTTCAACATGACAGGTGATGGCAACATTCTTGATAGCAATAGAGTGCATGGTAACCGTATTGGTGTTGCTATTCGTTCGGAAAAAGATGCAAATGCAAAAATTACATTGACTAAAAACCTGATTTGGGACAATGGTAAAGATATTAAACGCTGTGAAGCAGGTGGTTCATGTGTACCAAATCAGCGTTTAGGTGCAATTGTATTTGGTGTACCTGCACTTGAGCATGAAGGTTTTGTCGGTTCTCGTGGTGGCGGTGTAGTTGTTGATCCATCTAAGCAACAAAAAACTTGTACTCAACCAAATCAACAAAACTGTAATGCTCAGCCGAATCAGGGCATTAAAGCGCCTAAGTTAACCGTTAATAAAGGTTCAGTTGCTGTAGAAATTAATGGATTACCAAACCAACGCTATCAAGTTGAGTTCTTTGGAAATCAAAATGCGGCATCAAAAGAAGCTGAGCAATATTTGGGAGCGGTTATCGTTGCTACAGATGCCGAAGGCAATGCAAAAGCAAATTGGAAGCCAACTGGCAAAGTTGCTTCAATTACAGCGAATGTAACGGATCGTTTTGGCGCGACGTCTGAACTTAGTTCGGCCGTACAAACTAAATAATAACAATAAGGGAAGCGCCTCAAACTGAGGCGCAGCATAGAAATATAGAAATGATAAAAGGGACTTGAAATGCCAAATATAATGAAACTGAGTGTGTTAACAATCGCAGTATTAGGCAGTCAATTTGCACTTGCTAATGAGCCTTGGTCACAAGACCGTCAATGGTTGCTAGGCGACTGGAATGGTGAGCGCCAGCAGCTAGAACAACAGGGCTATAAATTTACAGCTTCTATTATGAGCCAAAGTGCCACAAATTTAGATGGTGGTTACAACGACAGCAATACTTTTGAAAATGCTGCGCAACTTTCTTTAGGTGCAAACTTCGATTTAGAAAAGATTGCTGGGTGGAAAGATACAACAGCGAGTCTAGTCGTGACTAAACGTGACGGAAATGCGCTTACTTTGGAGCGTATTAAAGACCCGCGTTCTAGCCAATTAGGTAATGCTCAAGAGATTTATGGCCGCGGTAAAATCTGGCGTCTGTCTCAAGCATGGGTAAAGAAAGGCTTTGTTGATAATACTATACAGGCCAAAGTTGGCCGTATGGGCATGTCAGAAGACTTCAATAGTTCTCAATGTGAGTTTCAGAACTTATTGCTTTGCGGTGGGCAGCTAGGAAAATCAATTGGTTCAATTTGGTACAACTCACCAGTTGGTGTTTGGGCTGCAAACGTTAAATATCAATTTGCGCCTGAGTGGACTTTGGGTGTCGGTGTTTATGAAGTAAATCCAGACAACATTAAAACCGAATCAAATAGTGATGGTTTTAATCTGGATATGAACAACGTGAAGGGTGCAACCATACCAGTTGAGCTCGCATGGAAACCAAAACTTGCTGCTTTTAATGGTTTACCGGGTGAATATAAAGTAGGTGCGCTGTACTCAACCGCAGAAGCAAATGATATTAAAACTGCGGGGAAGGTTCATGACGGAAAACAAAGTTTCTGGATTAATGCACAACAACAACTGACGAATAACGGCCAAGATCCGAAACGCGGTTTATATGTAAGTTTTAATGGCGTTGTAAATGATAAGGCAACGACCTTTGTTCAAAGTACCCAACAACTTGCTCTTTGGTATAAAGGGCCATTTGATAGCCGTCCAAATGATTCGATTGGTTTTGGTATTGCCAATTATTTGGTCAATGATCGTGCTAAAGATAAGCAAATCGCAACTAACGAAAGTCGTGGATATTATAGCTATGATGCGATTGCATCTGACTATATTCCAATTCAAGACGACGAGCTAAATGTCGAATTGAACTATACCTATCAATGGTCTCCGGCCGTTATGTTACGTCCAAACATTCAATATATCCATCAACCTGCTGGTGTAAAAGCGGTCGATGATGCTTGGGTGGCGGGCTTAAGCGTTAAAGTCAATTTTTAACAATGTTGATGGCTAGTTAGACATAGTTTAACTGGCCCAAATGCTTGAACTATTGTGTTCAGTATATGTGGAGTAGGATCTATGTCTGAGTCAGATTCTAAGTTTCATATCTTATTCAAAATATGGTGTTTTCTATTAGGCCTAGTTTTATTGGCTACTGGTGTTTTTTACATCGTAGGCGGTGGCAAGCTAGTTTCATTAGGCGGGTCTTGGTATTTCCTAGTCGCAGGACTGTTAATTACCATTTCCGCATTTAGTATTTTTCGTAAAAAGGCACTTGGTGTCTGGATTTTTGCGGCTGTTTTTGTTGGCACAGTCATTTGGTCATTTGTTGATGCAGGATGGGAATTTTGGCCGTTATTTTCGCGGTTAATGTTTCCTGCAGGTCTTTTTGCCGCATTATTATTTACCTTGCCTTCAATTCGACGTTATCAATTTCAAACTAGCTTGGCATCTTCATCTTATGCAGTGGGTGGGTTAGTTGTTGTTGGTATGTTGATTGCGTTTTATCAAATGTTCCAACCGCATCCAACAGTAGCAAGTTCCGGTGAAAAGCTACCTTTAGTACCAGTTGACCCAGCTAAAAAACAGGTGAATTGGGAAAATTATGGAAATGATGCAGGTGGTAGTCGCTTTGTTGCTCTCGATCAAATTAACCGAGATAACGTTCATAAACTAAAAGAAGCTTGGCGTTTTAGAACAGGTGATTCTACAACAGGTAGTGGTAATGGTGCTGAAGACCAAATGACCCCACTACAAGTTGGAAATAAAGTTTTTTTATGTACACCACATAACAACATTTTTGCGATAGATGCTGACTCGGGTAAACAACTCTGGAAAGCTGAAGTGAACTCTAAAGCCGATGCTTGGGAACGTTGCCGTGGGGTTGCATACTTTGATTCGACCAAACCACTTGTACAACCAACTTTGGCTGGTGCAAATGCAGTAACCACAGTTGCAACCAATACAGCATGTCCGCGTCGTTTATATACAAATACACCTGACGGTCGTTTAATTGCAGTGAATGCAGATAACGGTCAGCGCTGTGCTGATTTTGGTGTAAATGGAACAGTTGATCTGTTAGAAGGTCTGGGAGCTGGAACTAAAGCTCCACGTTTTGAAGTGACTTCTGCTCCGACTATTGCTGGAACAACCATTGTAGTGGGTAGCCGTATTGCCGATAACGTAGCAGCAGATATGCCGGGTGGTGTTATCCGTGGTTATGACGTCATTACTGGTAAACTTCGTTGGGCATTTGATGCACGTAATCCAGATCCTAACTATGTTCTTAAACCAGGTGAAACTTATAAACGTAGTTCGGCAAACTCTTGGGCTGCAATGTCATATGACCCGCAAATGAATACGGTGTTCTTACCTATGGGTAGCTCATCTGTCGACATTTGGGGTGGTAACCGTAATCCGTTAGATCATAAATACAATACTTCTGTTTTGGCACTTGATGCGACAACAGGTAAAGAAAAGTGGGTATATCAAACTGTTCATAACGATTTATGGGACTTCGATTTACCAATGCAACCAAGCCTAGTTGATTTCCCATTGAAAGATGGTACAACTAAACCTGCTGTTGTGATTGGAACCAAATCAGGTCAATTCTTTGTGCTTGACCGTGTAACCGGTAAACCACTGACTAAAGTAATTGAACAGCCAGTTAAGCCTGCCAATATTCCGGGTGAGCAATATAGTGCAACTCAACCACGTTCAGTTGAAATGCCTCAAATTGGTAATCAGACTTTAACTGAATCAGATATGTGGGGTGCAACGCCGTTTGATCAGCTCATGTGCCGTATTAACTTCAAGTCAATGCGTTACGAAGGTCTATTTACTGCACCGGGTACTGACGTTTCATTAAGCTTTCCAGGTTCTTTGGGTGGCATGAACTGGGGTAGCATTGCGTTTGATCCGACTCATCGTTATATGTTCGTGAACGATATGCGCCTTGGCTTATGGGTTCAATTAATGGAACAAACTCCTGAAGATATTAAGATTCAGGCGAGTGGCGGTGAAAAAGTAAATACTGGTATGGGTGCTGTACCAATGAAAGGTACACCATATAAAGTGAATAAAAACCG
This genomic stretch from Acinetobacter oleivorans DR1 harbors:
- the pcaC gene encoding 4-carboxymuconolactone decarboxylase, with translation MNDEQRYKQGIEVRTEVLGEKHVGRSLQNLNDFNQDFQNFISRYAWGEVWSRPGLPRHTRSLVTIAILLALGREDELRMHLRACFNNGVTKEDLKELILHSSLYAGLPAANAAMHMAEEVFKELGIEVNSVAAKEQD
- the pcaH gene encoding protocatechuate 3,4-dioxygenase subunit beta gives rise to the protein MSQHSWGAYAQRNTEDHPPAYAEGYKTSVLRSPKNALISINETLTEVTAPHFSSNLFGPKDNDLILNYAKDGLPIGERVIVHGYVRDQFGRPVKNALLEVWQANASGRYRHPNDKFIGAMDPNFGGCGRTLTDENGFYIFRTIKPGPYPWRNRINEWRPAHIHFSLIADGWAQRLISQFYFEGDTLIDTCPILKTIPSEDQRRALIALEDKNNFIEADSRCYRFDITLRGRRATYFENDLT
- a CDS encoding MFS transporter — encoded protein: MASQDYAAPNKSIDAQALINDAPLSKYQWMIAIICFLIIFTDGIDTAAMGFIAPALAQDWGVDRSQLGPVMSAALGGMIIGALVSGPTADRFGRKIVLAFSMLVFGGFTLASAYATNLDSLVVLRFLTGIGLGAAMPNATTLFSEYCPTRIRSLLVTCMFCGYNLGMATGGFISSWLIPTYGWHSLFLLGGWSPLILMVLVIFVLPESYRFLIVKGKNPEKVRKILNHIAPTQVQNATAFHVPEEKTETAQKKNVFGIMFSKPYAKGTLLLWLTYFMGLVVVYLLTSWLPTLMRETGASMERAAFIGGLFQFGGVVSALFIGWAMDKFNPNRVIAIFYFAAGLFAIAVGQSLGNSTLLAVLVLCAGIAINGAQSSMPALSARFYPTQCRATGVSWMTGIGRFGAVFGAWIGAVLLGNDWSFTAILSLLLIPATAAAVAVFVKSLVAHTDAT
- a CDS encoding carbohydrate porin is translated as MPNIMKLSVLTIAVLGSQFALANEPWSQDRQWLLGDWNGERQQLEQQGYKFTASIMSQSATNLDGGYNDSNTFENAAQLSLGANFDLEKIAGWKDTTASLVVTKRDGNALTLERIKDPRSSQLGNAQEIYGRGKIWRLSQAWVKKGFVDNTIQAKVGRMGMSEDFNSSQCEFQNLLLCGGQLGKSIGSIWYNSPVGVWAANVKYQFAPEWTLGVGVYEVNPDNIKTESNSDGFNLDMNNVKGATIPVELAWKPKLAAFNGLPGEYKVGALYSTAEANDIKTAGKVHDGKQSFWINAQQQLTNNGQDPKRGLYVSFNGVVNDKATTFVQSTQQLALWYKGPFDSRPNDSIGFGIANYLVNDRAKDKQIATNESRGYYSYDAIASDYIPIQDDELNVELNYTYQWSPAVMLRPNIQYIHQPAGVKAVDDAWVAGLSVKVNF
- the pcaG gene encoding protocatechuate 3,4-dioxygenase subunit alpha, whose product is MNNWNFQELKETPSQTGGPYVHIGLLPQQANIEVFENNFNNQLVQDQTKGERIRLEGQVFDGLGLPLRDVLIEIWQADANGIYPSQADTREQKADPAFQGWGRTGADFETGIWSFNTIKPGATAGRKGSTQAPHIALVIFARGINLGLHTRVYFEDEAEANSNDPILNSIEWAPRRQTLIAKRFEENGEIVYRFDIRIQGDNETVFFDI
- a CDS encoding right-handed parallel beta-helix repeat-containing protein, whose product is MNTLRLTTLALGLMVSGITAAQTYVVDRYQDDSNKGSLRWAIEQANANSSEASEILIQAVGKAPYAIKLNSALPEIKAPVKIIGTQWDKTGEYIAIDGSNYIKGEGAKACPGANPEQYGTNVRTMTLPGLVLRDVNNVTLKGLDIHRFCIGVLVNRSSNNLIQHNRISNNYGGAGVMLTGDDGQGNPTATTTNNNKVLDNIFQDNGDGLELTRGAAFNLIANNHFVSTKANPEPSQGIEILWGNDNAVVGNKFENYSDGLQINWGKRNYIAYNEMTNNSIGFNMTGDGNILDSNRVHGNRIGVAIRSEKDANAKITLTKNLIWDNGKDIKRCEAGGSCVPNQRLGAIVFGVPALEHEGFVGSRGGGVVVDPSKQQKTCTQPNQQNCNAQPNQGIKAPKLTVNKGSVAVEINGLPNQRYQVEFFGNQNAASKEAEQYLGAVIVATDAEGNAKANWKPTGKVASITANVTDRFGATSELSSAVQTK
- the aroD gene encoding type I 3-dehydroquinate dehydratase, producing the protein MKTLLSLSLLALPFFTAQVNAEPVALANQTQPATTAVKTIVPITAKTKEQALAQAQVIANTADADLAEFRIDLLSFASDTKQVIALGHELKKILGNKPLIATIRTKNEGGQLEISDADYGKTYQAYLKNPFMDWLDVEMFRDQKVVSEIVQKAHQKKVLIVMSNHDFQKTPSQDEIEKRLLKQDQMGADILKIAVMPKSKQDVFTLMNATLKVSQQTTKPLLTMSMGQLGTISRVATANMGGSYSFGMIGEASAPGQIDVTKLKQILKTVQPTNP
- a CDS encoding glucose/quinate/shikimate family membrane-bound PQQ-dependent dehydrogenase, producing the protein MSESDSKFHILFKIWCFLLGLVLLATGVFYIVGGGKLVSLGGSWYFLVAGLLITISAFSIFRKKALGVWIFAAVFVGTVIWSFVDAGWEFWPLFSRLMFPAGLFAALLFTLPSIRRYQFQTSLASSSYAVGGLVVVGMLIAFYQMFQPHPTVASSGEKLPLVPVDPAKKQVNWENYGNDAGGSRFVALDQINRDNVHKLKEAWRFRTGDSTTGSGNGAEDQMTPLQVGNKVFLCTPHNNIFAIDADSGKQLWKAEVNSKADAWERCRGVAYFDSTKPLVQPTLAGANAVTTVATNTACPRRLYTNTPDGRLIAVNADNGQRCADFGVNGTVDLLEGLGAGTKAPRFEVTSAPTIAGTTIVVGSRIADNVAADMPGGVIRGYDVITGKLRWAFDARNPDPNYVLKPGETYKRSSANSWAAMSYDPQMNTVFLPMGSSSVDIWGGNRNPLDHKYNTSVLALDATTGKEKWVYQTVHNDLWDFDLPMQPSLVDFPLKDGTTKPAVVIGTKSGQFFVLDRVTGKPLTKVIEQPVKPANIPGEQYSATQPRSVEMPQIGNQTLTESDMWGATPFDQLMCRINFKSMRYEGLFTAPGTDVSLSFPGSLGGMNWGSIAFDPTHRYMFVNDMRLGLWVQLMEQTPEDIKIQASGGEKVNTGMGAVPMKGTPYKVNKNRFMSALSIPCQKPPFGTMTAIDMKTRQVAWQVPLGTVEDTGPMGIKMGLKAPIGMPTIGGPMATQGGLVFFAATQDYYLRAFDSSTGKELWKSRMPVGSQGTPISYVSPKTGKQFVVVTAGGARQSPDHGDYVIAYSLEQ